A single window of Solenopsis invicta isolate M01_SB chromosome 3, UNIL_Sinv_3.0, whole genome shotgun sequence DNA harbors:
- the LOC120357274 gene encoding piggyBac transposable element-derived protein 4-like, with protein MDNYFTTLPLAKHLLSWKLTLVGTLKKNKPYIPSVMAPNKSRELYSTMFGFHEKVTLCSYVPKKNKAVILISTMRSDMAVNDDAKKKPHIITYYNKYKAGLDTMDQMISRYTTQRRTLRWPVVVMFFNILDVASLAAYLIYYENNKMLPKKTNHRRLFLRQLSEELETPMIEDRYHNVQIMRNYSTKIAIESVIGRPVNPVEADPGPSVQRDASGRKKVIGSCHICYKQTIKKRRKTQERPAPNVIGLFAMNMR; from the coding sequence atggataattattttacaacctTACCACTTGCCAAACATTTACTTTCATGGAAGTTAACTTTAGTTGGcactttgaagaaaaataaaccTTACATTCCAAGTGTGATGGCTCCGAATAAATCGAGAGAACTATACTCTACTATGTTTGGATTCCACGAAAAAGTAACGCTGTGCTCCTACGTACCGAAGAAGAATAAAGCAGTTATTCTAATATCAACGATGCGTTCCGACATGGCTGTGAACGATGATGCTAAGAAAAAGCCTCATATTATcacatattacaataaatataaagctGGCCTCGACACGATGGACCAAATGATTAGTAGATACACTACACAACGTCGCACTTTGAGATGGCCGGTAGTAGTTATGTTTTTCAACATATTAGACGTTGCCTCACTCGCTGCCTACctcatttattatgaaaataataagatGCTGCCAAAAAAAACCAACCATCGACGGTTATTTCTACGCCAATTGAGCGAAGAACTTGAAACGCCAATGATTGAGGATCGATATCATAACGTGCAAATAATGAGAAATTATAGCACCAAGATCGCTATTGAAAGTGTAATCGGTCGGCCAGTAAATCCAGTGGAGGCTGATCCAGGTCCGTCAGTTCAACGAGATGCATCAGGAAGAAAGAAAGTTATCGGTTCCTGCCATATTTGTTACAAACAAACAATTAAGAAGAGAAGGAAAACACAGGAAAGACCTGCTCCGAATGTGATAGGCCTATTTGCGATGAACATGCGATAA